A genomic region of Chelmon rostratus isolate fCheRos1 chromosome 8, fCheRos1.pri, whole genome shotgun sequence contains the following coding sequences:
- the dedd1 gene encoding death effector domain-containing 1 produces MAAVHHPGYPHRDSLYWDETECLNYYGMLSLHEVFEIVGSQLTETDIEVLSFLLNETCSAPHPLDPAGWTVEPRVGDTDDSGISPSPQLEKAWRRLKPQSSQSPLVATCKLMSGLELLLELERRGYLSDGNLEPLLQLLRVLTRHDLLPFVSHKKRRTVSPDRTQHSYGVENIQLACASGLQHSCRQTEIPLPSFTQQLRTGIYPPMPGPSARRRRRKKRGNGWSRKPKKTTRQAHPLPPPLPPLKVSCNIRLRVRAEYLEHETALRDGVSSDKQQPLERQFELFSQANSLLRARDLGSIICDIKFTELDNLEAFWGDYLSGDLLEALKAVFITDSLRMAAGTEGVRLLISVDQDDYEEGRRLLRASSGGRRRMLSSSNDGRTETHWVV; encoded by the exons ATGGCCGCAGTGCATCACCCAGGGTACCCACACAGGGACTCACTTTACTGGGATGAAACAGAGTGCCTCAACTATTATGGGATGTTGTCTCTCCATGAAGTCTTTGAAATAGTTGGTTCTCAGCTGACAGAGACTGACATTGAGGTGCTGTCATTCCTTCTGAATGAAACCTGTTCTGCACCACACCCTCTTGATCCAGCAGGGTGGACAGTTGAGCCCCGTGTGGGCGATACAGATGACTCAGGCATTTCCCCCAGTCCTCAGCTGGAAAAGGCCTGGAGGCGGCTAAAGCCTCAGAGCTCCCAGTCTCCCTTAGTGGCCACGTGTAAGCTCATGAGTGGCCTTGAGCTGTTGTTGGAGCTGGAGAGGCGAGGATACCTCAGTGATGGCAATCTCGAGCCACTACTGCAACTACTAAGAGTCCTCACTCGTCATGACCTGCTGCCTTTTGTGTCCCACAAGAAAAGAAGGACAG TATCTCCAGATAGAACTCAACACAGTTATGGAGTAGAGAATATACAGCTGGCGTGCGCCTCTGGACTGCAACacagctgcaggcagacagaaattCCTCTTCCATCTTTCACACAGCAATTGAGAACTG GTATTTACCCTCCTATGCCAGGGCCATCTgctaggaggaggaggaggaagaagaggggaaatGGCTGGAGTCGCAAGCCcaagaaaacaaccagacaggCCCACCCACTGCCTCCACCACTACCACCACTTAAAGTGTCCTGCA ATATCCGCCTGCGTGTCCGGGCTGAATACCTGGAACATGAGACGGCACTCCGTGATGGTGTCTCCTCGGACAAGCAGCAGCCCCTGGAGCGGCAGTTTGAATTGTTTAGCCAAGCCAACTCGCTGCTTCGCGCCAGAGACCTGGGTTCCATCATCTGTGACATCAAGTTCACAGAGCTGGACAACCTGGAGGCCTTCTGGGGCGACTACCTGAGCGGAGATCTGCTGGAGGCCCTGAAGGCAGTCTTCATCACTGACTCCCTGAGGATGGCAGCCGGCACGGAGGGCGTCCGCCTGCTGATCAGTGTGGACCAGGATGACTACGAGGAGGGCCGAAGGCTGCTGAGAGCATCCTCTGGTGGTAGGAGGAGAATGCTGTCATCCAGTAATGATGGGCGCACAGAGACTCACTGGGTTGTATAA
- the rabac1 gene encoding prenylated Rab acceptor protein 1 encodes MPSAAPKGENCLVDMDNKAGELFSADDAHPTGTGGAGILAKMWLPKGFSASMAKEWIDRRRVSIRPWASFVDQRKFSKPRNFGEMCQRVVKNVETYNSNYTFIFLGLILYCIISSPMLLIALAVFIGAFYIIHLKSLESKLVILGKELTVPHQMSLAGAVSLPVFWLAGAGAAVFWVLGATLFVIGSHAAFRELEGSDMEELLMEPV; translated from the exons ATGCCATCTGCAGCTCCAAAGGGGGAGAACTGCCTTGTAGACATGGACAACAAGGCTGGAGAGCTGTTCAGTGCTGACGATGCTCATCCAACTGGCACAGGTGGAGCTGGAATCTTGGCAAA GATGTGGCTCCCCAAAGGCTTCTCAGCCAGTATGGCTAAAGAGTGGATAGACAGGCGTCGGGTGTCCATTCGACCTTGGGCCAGCTTTGTCGACCAACGCAAGTTTTCAAAACCCCGCAACTTTGGAGAGATGTGTCAGAGGGTTGTGAAAAATGTGGAAACTTACAACAGCAACTACACCTTCATCTTCCTGGGTCTCATCCTCTACTGCAT TATCAGCTCTCCCATGCTGCTGATTGCCTTGGCTGTGTTCATTGGGGCCTTCTACATAATTCACCTGAAGTCCCTGGAGTCCAAACTGGTTATCCTCG GTAAGGAGCTGACTGTCCCCCATCAGATGAGTCTGGCTGGAGCcgtttctcttcctgtgttcTGGTTGGccggagctggagctgcagtgttttgggtTCTGG GAGCGACGCTGTTTGTGATTGGCTCCCATGCTGCGTTCCGTGAGCTGGAGGGATCCGACATGGAAGAGCTCCTCATGGAGCCTGTGTGA